A single window of Candidatus Microthrix subdominans DNA harbors:
- a CDS encoding response regulator transcription factor, with the protein MTARIDNTHVSGGSGATAPVRVIAVDDHPLTRRGVAEELGEDARLEVLGTFPSFGAVPLPLRTPSQVKVAVIDLAVRHETRGVESVALVSSWGIPSVVYTMHGSAIIRDEALRAGALGFVSKSAAGGELVTAVLEAAAGRTYEAGVEYLPGGEELTDLERRVLHEIPSGATSKEIALRVGLAGGTVDNVISSIIAKLDLKGKKRSALASWAVEHGLGPSES; encoded by the coding sequence ATGACCGCAAGGATTGACAACACCCACGTTTCCGGCGGGTCGGGGGCCACGGCGCCGGTGCGGGTGATCGCCGTCGACGACCATCCGCTGACGCGGCGGGGCGTCGCCGAGGAACTCGGCGAGGACGCGCGCCTGGAGGTGCTCGGCACTTTTCCATCGTTTGGAGCGGTGCCGCTGCCTCTGCGGACGCCCTCACAGGTCAAGGTGGCGGTGATCGACCTGGCGGTTCGCCACGAGACCCGGGGGGTCGAGAGCGTTGCCCTGGTCTCCAGCTGGGGCATTCCGTCGGTCGTCTACACGATGCACGGTTCGGCGATCATCCGCGATGAGGCGTTGCGGGCAGGAGCGTTGGGCTTCGTGTCCAAGTCGGCCGCCGGCGGCGAGTTGGTCACCGCCGTGCTCGAAGCGGCCGCCGGCCGCACCTACGAGGCCGGCGTGGAGTACCTGCCCGGCGGCGAGGAGCTGACCGACCTCGAGCGGCGGGTCTTGCACGAGATTCCCAGCGGTGCAACCAGCAAGGAGATCGCACTGCGGGTCGGGCTTGCCGGCGGCACGGTGGACAACGTCATCAGCTCGATCATCGCCAAGCTCGACCTCAAGGGCAAGAAGCGCTCGGCGCTGGCCTCGTGGGCGGTCGAGCACGGCCTCGGTCCCAGCGAGTCCTAG
- a CDS encoding carbon-nitrogen family hydrolase, which produces MLIAAVQHDIVWEDAAATRKTLEPRLSFAAAGGARLVVLTEMFATGFSLDAEAVVEAPDGPSVAWMHDQATTLGCWIAGSLPIDTSTGRPRNRLVVAGPDGTETTYDKRHPFSFGREPDVYDPGDDLATVEIDGMVWGLTVCYDLRFSYDYWSRATEVDGYLVVANWPRPRREHWRALLRARAVENLAYVVGVNRVGTDGNQLDYAGDSAVISPNGEVLAEASERQAVLLVDIDPGATAATRERFGFLADRRD; this is translated from the coding sequence ATGCTGATCGCCGCCGTGCAACACGACATCGTTTGGGAAGATGCTGCCGCCACCCGAAAGACGTTGGAGCCACGGCTGAGCTTTGCAGCCGCCGGAGGCGCCCGGCTGGTCGTGTTGACCGAGATGTTCGCCACCGGGTTCAGCCTGGATGCCGAGGCGGTGGTCGAGGCTCCCGACGGGCCGAGCGTCGCCTGGATGCACGACCAGGCGACGACCCTGGGATGTTGGATCGCCGGATCCCTGCCGATCGATACCAGCACCGGCCGGCCCCGCAACCGGCTGGTGGTGGCCGGCCCCGACGGGACGGAGACTACCTACGACAAGCGCCACCCCTTCAGCTTCGGCAGGGAACCCGATGTGTACGACCCCGGCGACGACCTGGCCACGGTCGAGATCGACGGCATGGTCTGGGGCCTCACCGTCTGTTACGACCTTCGCTTCAGCTACGACTACTGGAGCCGGGCTACCGAGGTGGACGGATACCTGGTGGTGGCCAACTGGCCTCGTCCTCGCCGCGAGCACTGGCGGGCGCTGCTGCGGGCTCGAGCGGTGGAGAACCTGGCCTATGTGGTGGGGGTGAACCGGGTGGGCACCGACGGCAACCAGCTGGACTATGCCGGCGACTCGGCGGTGATCAGCCCGAACGGCGAGGTGCTGGCCGAGGCTTCCGAACGCCAAGCCGTGCTGCTGGTCGACATCGATCCGGGGGCCACAGCGGCCACGCGAGAGCGGTTCGGTTTCCTGGCCGACCGACGCGACTAG